Genomic window (Phycisphaerae bacterium):
GCCGGTGGTGGGCAAAAGCGTGCAGGATGCGCTGGCGCACATCAAGCAGGGCATCAAGGCGACGGTTTCGCCGCACCAGATTTTTGAGCAGCTCGGGTTCCTGTACGTCGGTCCGGTGGACGGACATGATCTGCCGCACCTGGTCGATCTGCTGCAGTTGTTGAAAGACGTGGCCCAGCCGGTGCTGCTGCACGTGCACACGGAGAAGGGGCGTGGCTGCTCGTGGGCGATGGACGATCCGTGTGCGTTCCACAGCCCGGGCAAGCTGAAGATCGAGGGTGACACAGTCAGTGCCGTGAAGAGTGAGCGCAAGAGCTGGACAAGCGCCTTCGCCGACGCGGTCGTCCGCATCATGCAGGAAGACGAGCGTGTCTTCGCGTTGACGGCAGCGATGCCGGATGGGACCGGGCTGGCAAAGGTCCGCAACGTGTTGCCGGATCGGTGCCTGGACTGCGGCATCGCCGAGAGCTGCACGACGGACATCGCGGCGGGCATGGCGCGGGCGGGGCTGCGGCCGCTGGCGTGCATTTACTCGACGTTTCTGCAGCGGGCGTTCGATCAGGTGTTTCAGGAGGTCGTGCTCCAGGGGTTGCCGGTCGGGTTCTGCCTTGATCGCGCGGGACTGGTCGGGGGCGACGGCTCGGTACACCACGGCTATCTCGACATCGCCTATCTGCGCGCGTTCCAGGGCATGGTGCTCATGGCGCCGGCGGACGAGCCGGAGCTGGAGCAGATCCTGCGATTGGGGTTGAAGCTGTCCGGGCCGTGGGCGGTGCGCTATCCGCGCGACACGGTGCCCGACGAGCTTGGGGCTGCGCCGCCGTTTGTACTCGGCAAATGCCGCGTGCTGCGCGAGGGGCCGGACGCGACGATCCTGGCGTATGGCAGCCTGGTGCCGACCGCGCTGGAGGCGGCGCAGCGGTTGGCCAGCGAGGACATTTTCGTGTCCGTCGTCAATGCCCGGTTCGCGAAGCCGATCGACGAGGACATGGTGACGACGGCCGTCACGCGCGGCGCGCCGGTGGTCACGGTTGAAGAGCATTCGGTCACGGGCGGCTTCGGCAGCGCGGTGCTGGAGACGGCGAACCGGTTGGGGCTGGCGACGGACGGCATCATCCGGCTGGGGATGGCGCCGGAGCGCTTCTACGAGCACGGGGCGCGCAGCGGGCAACTCGCCGAGGCCGGGCTTGACGCGATGGGCATCGCGGCGACGGTCCGGCGGGCCGTGCAGGCGGTACGCAGCGCGGGCGAGTTGGCGCCGCAGACGCCGGCCGAGCGAGCGACGCGCGTGCGGCGTACGTCGTAGCCCGGGGCGGCTGGGCCGGGACGCCGCGCAACGGAAACACGCTGCCGTGGACGCATTCGTTGCCAGACACTTGCAGGGCGTCTCGCGCACCTACGCGATCCTGGTGCCGATGCTGCCGCCGCCGCTGGCAGACGCCGTGGGGCTGGCCTACCTGGTCATGCGGATCGTCGACACGGTGGAGGATGATCCGCAGCTGACGGCGGACGAGCGGCGGCGCTATTTCGCGGTGCTTGCCGCGGCGCTGGGCGGTGATGCAGCGGCGGCCCAAACGCTGGCGCAGCCGCTGGGGGACAACGATGACGAACGCGCCTTGATGGTGGACGCGCCGGAAGTGCTGGCGCGCGTGCGGGCACTGCCGATGGAGCAGCGGACCGCGCTGGCGGACTGTGCGCGGGCGATGATGGTCGGCGTGCAGACGCTGATGGCGCGCAGCGCCGCTCGGGGCGTGCCCTATCCCGCCGTGTGCGACGTGACGGAGCTGCGCGAGTACTGCTATTACGTGGCCGGCGTCGTGGGCGAGATGCTGTGTGCGTTGATGGCAGGCTACCTGCGGCAGCCGGGTTTGCTGGAGCGGCGCGCGGAGGCGGTGGAGCTGGGCACGGGGCTGCAACTGGTCAATATCCTCAAGGACGCGCGCGACGACGCCGAGCATGGCCGGCGCTATCTGCCGATCGTCGCGGACGGCGCGGCAGCCGCGCGCGTGTATCAGGAGGTGCTGGAAGAAGCGCGGCGGAGCCTGCAGCGCGGCATCGCGTACGTGCTGGCGCTGCCAGCGACGCAGCGCGCGCTGCGCTCGTTCTGCGGGTTGCCG
Coding sequences:
- a CDS encoding 1-deoxy-D-xylulose-5-phosphate synthase codes for the protein MMNILNSIAGPADVQRLSLAELGQLAGEIRARIIDVVSKNGGHLASNLGVVELTLALHRVFDFSRDRLLWDVGHQCYVHKLITGRNARFDTLRQAGGISGFPNKAESEFDLFNVGHAGTAIATAVGLARGDQALGRDRRTVALVGDASIVNGVAFEGLNQAGVLKRQFLVILNDNSMGIAKTQGGLATYLARFRVSSLYEEVKHKVENLLPKVPVVGKSVQDALAHIKQGIKATVSPHQIFEQLGFLYVGPVDGHDLPHLVDLLQLLKDVAQPVLLHVHTEKGRGCSWAMDDPCAFHSPGKLKIEGDTVSAVKSERKSWTSAFADAVVRIMQEDERVFALTAAMPDGTGLAKVRNVLPDRCLDCGIAESCTTDIAAGMARAGLRPLACIYSTFLQRAFDQVFQEVVLQGLPVGFCLDRAGLVGGDGSVHHGYLDIAYLRAFQGMVLMAPADEPELEQILRLGLKLSGPWAVRYPRDTVPDELGAAPPFVLGKCRVLREGPDATILAYGSLVPTALEAAQRLASEDIFVSVVNARFAKPIDEDMVTTAVTRGAPVVTVEEHSVTGGFGSAVLETANRLGLATDGIIRLGMAPERFYEHGARSGQLAEAGLDAMGIAATVRRAVQAVRSAGELAPQTPAERATRVRRTS
- a CDS encoding squalene/phytoene synthase family protein; its protein translation is MDAFVARHLQGVSRTYAILVPMLPPPLADAVGLAYLVMRIVDTVEDDPQLTADERRRYFAVLAAALGGDAAAAQTLAQPLGDNDDERALMVDAPEVLARVRALPMEQRTALADCARAMMVGVQTLMARSAARGVPYPAVCDVTELREYCYYVAGVVGEMLCALMAGYLRQPGLLERRAEAVELGTGLQLVNILKDARDDAEHGRRYLPIVADGAAAARVYQEVLEEARRSLQRGIAYVLALPATQRALRSFCGLPIAWGALTLARAQRDSTAAKIGRAAIRDTIAQFETIAGDDQRLRQYLGGLLTS